One window of the Microtus ochrogaster isolate Prairie Vole_2 chromosome 10, MicOch1.0, whole genome shotgun sequence genome contains the following:
- the Rgs3 gene encoding regulator of G-protein signaling 3 isoform X7, producing the protein MKNKLAIFRRRNESPGAQPASKTDKTTKSFKPTSEEALKWSESLEKLLLHKYGLEVFQAFLRTEFSEENLEFWLACEDFKKVKSQSKMAAKAKKIFAEFIAIQACKEVNLDSYTREHTKDNLQSVTRGCFDLAQKRIFGLMEKDSYPRFLRSDLYLDLINQKKMSPPL; encoded by the exons ATGAAAAATAAGCTGGCTATCTTCAGGAGGCGGAATGAATCTCCGGGGGCCCAGCCAGCCAGCAAGACAGACAAGACAACGAAGTCCTTCAA GCCTACCTCGGAGGAAGCCCTCAAATGGAGCGAGTCCCTGGAGAAACTGCTGCTTCACAAAT ATGGCTTAGAAGTGTTCCAGGCCTTCCTTCGCACTGAGTTCAGTGAGGAGAACCTGGAGTTCTGGCTAGCTTGCGAGGACTTCAAGAAGGTCAAATCACAGTCCAAGATGGCAGCCAAAGCCAAGAAGATCTTTGCTGAATTCATTGCTATCCAGGCTTGCAAGGAG GTAAACCTGGACTCATACACACGGGAACACAccaaggacaacttgcagagCGTCACCCGAGGTTGCTTTGACCTGGCGCAAAAACGCATCTTTGGTCTCATGGAAAAGGACTCTTACCCTCGCTTCCTCCGCTCTGACCTCTACCTGGATCTCATTAACCAGAAGAAGATGAGTCCCCCACTCTAA
- the Rgs3 gene encoding regulator of G-protein signaling 3 isoform X5 has product MFETEADEKEMPLDEGKGPGAKEPTPTKVAPPSQELPVGQDLPPSKDPSPSQELPVGQDLPPSKDPSPSQELPVGQDLPPSKDPSTGQEAASGPESPPSRDTATCQEPPQNSETSKSKDSPPCQGSPPTTELPSCQDPQELPVILEPSASAQNFPMSQGSPHSQGSPPEKVPDGQTISSWEQPATMAAASPASRPNFVIPEVRLDSAYSQQDGAHGGSTSEDEEAEVEEDEEEDTSDDNYGDLGEAKRSSLIETGQGAEGGLSLRVQSSLRRRTHSEGSLLQETRGPCFSSDTTLHCSDGEGTPSTWAIPSPRTLKKELGRNGGSMHHLSLFFTGHRKMSGTDLGDDDEASRKRKSKNIAKDMKNKLAIFRRRNESPGAQPASKTDKTTKSFKPTSEEALKWSESLEKLLLHKYGLEVFQAFLRTEFSEENLEFWLACEDFKKVKSQSKMAAKAKKIFAEFIAIQACKEVNLDSYTREHTKDNLQSVTRGCFDLAQKRIFGLMEKDSYPRFLRSDLYLDLINQKKMSPPL; this is encoded by the exons ATgtttgagacagaggcagatgagaaGGAGATGCCCCTGGACGAGGGGAAGGGGCCAGGTGCCAAGGAGCCTACACCCACCAAAGTCGCCCCTCCCAGCCAGGAGCTTCCTGTGGGACAAGACCTCCCACCCAGCAAGGACCCCTCTCCCAGCCAG GAGCTTCCTGTGGGACAAGACCTCCCACCCAGCAAGGACCCCTCTCCCAGCCAGGAGCTTCCTGTGGGACAAGACCTCCCACCCAGCAAGGACCCTTCTACAGGGCAAGAAGCAGCTTCTGGCCCAGAGTCACCACCCAGTAGAGACACAGCTACCTGCCAAGAACCCCCTCAAAACTCAGAAACCTCAAAAAGCAAGGACTCCCCACCATGCCAGGGATCTCCTCCAACCACAGAACTCCCATCTTGCCAGGACCCTCAAGAGCTGCCTGTCATCCTAGAACCCTCTGCTTCAGCCCAGAACTTTCCGATGTCTCAGGGGTCTCCTCATAGCCAGGGCTCCCCGCCAGAGAAGGTCCCTGATGGACAGACCATCAGCTCCTGGGAGCAACCAGCAACCATGgcagctgcatccccagcctccaGGCCTAACTTTGTGATCCCTGAGGTCCGGCTGGATAGTGCCTACAGCCAACAGGACGGGGCCCATGGGGGCAGCACTAGTGAGGATGAGGAGGCAGAAgtggaggaagatgaggaagaggacaCCAGCGATGACAACTATGGGGACCTTGGCGAGGCCAAACGCAGCAGCTTGATTGAGACTGGCCAAGGTGCAGAGGGCGGCCTCTCATTGCGTGTGCAGAGCTCGCTGAGGCGCCGGACGCACAGCGAGGGCAGCCTGCTGCAGGAGACCCGTGGGCCCTGCTTCTCCTCTGACACCACCTTACATTGCTCTGATGGCGAGGGCACCCCCTCCACCTGGGCCATCCCTTCACCCCGCACCCTCAAAAAAGAACTGGGTCGTAATGGAGGCTCCATGCACCACCTTTCCCTGTTCTTCACTGGGCACAGGAAG aTGAGTGGGACTGACCTTGGGGATGATGATGAAGCCTCCcggaagagaaagagcaaaaacaT AGCCAAGGACATGAAAAATAAGCTGGCTATCTTCAGGAGGCGGAATGAATCTCCGGGGGCCCAGCCAGCCAGCAAGACAGACAAGACAACGAAGTCCTTCAA GCCTACCTCGGAGGAAGCCCTCAAATGGAGCGAGTCCCTGGAGAAACTGCTGCTTCACAAAT ATGGCTTAGAAGTGTTCCAGGCCTTCCTTCGCACTGAGTTCAGTGAGGAGAACCTGGAGTTCTGGCTAGCTTGCGAGGACTTCAAGAAGGTCAAATCACAGTCCAAGATGGCAGCCAAAGCCAAGAAGATCTTTGCTGAATTCATTGCTATCCAGGCTTGCAAGGAG GTAAACCTGGACTCATACACACGGGAACACAccaaggacaacttgcagagCGTCACCCGAGGTTGCTTTGACCTGGCGCAAAAACGCATCTTTGGTCTCATGGAAAAGGACTCTTACCCTCGCTTCCTCCGCTCTGACCTCTACCTGGATCTCATTAACCAGAAGAAGATGAGTCCCCCACTCTAA